AGCAGTATCAGGTTATAATGATAatgatagtattaaaagctctattcTCTGCCAAATTGATATCATTTATGTTGTAAATATTGCACAACTTCATTGTAAATGTAGTTGTTTTCCTTTGTTCAATGAGAGACATTGTGCagatgtacctaatgttgtggttcACCCCCTCGGTCAGTCATAGTTGTACTATGTTGTCATTACGAACACATTCTTCATATATGCCACAGCACTAATATATACATTCATCTCCAGGTTTCTTCCCCCAGTTGTGACTCACAAGGTCTTAATGCAGAGGAGGCTCCACCATCTGAGCCTCAGAGCCCTGTAACCCAAACCGGAACCAACGGGGCCCGGCCCGCCGCCTGCTTGACGCCCCTCCCCTTGGTGTCCCGTGTAAAAACGGAACAACCAGCCAGCCAACCGGAAGCTGCCGCTCATTCGGTGGTCTGCACTCCTGTCGCCAAGCGGCTGTGGGAGGGCGGCAGCAGCCGCGACGGAGGCGGAGGAGGCTCCGGTGCAGGAGGAGGAGCCAGAAAGGCAGCGCGTTACTCACAGGAGGCAGTACGGGGCAGTACCATCCAGAGCCCCGGAGCGCTCGGATTGGCCATGGGTATGGGTGCTACGGCAACGAGCCTGGCCGGCATGGTGGCAAGCGGCGGGCTTAGTGGCGCCGCTGGCACCAACGGCAGCTCTACGTCTGGCGTCGGCATGTCGGAGGGTGCCAGCCCCGGCACCTACGCCAGTGACTCGCCCATCAGCTACCACGATgacgaggaggaagaagagggtgCAGAGGAGTGCGCCGAAGAGCAGTACAGGCAAATCTGCAACATGTACACCATGTACAGCATGCTCAACATGGGAGCTGCAGGTAACGGTCAGTCCAATCTCAACACAATAAAATGATGGGGTGTTTTTATTTATCTTCTAATGTTTTGGCATTGTGTTTCCTCAGCTGCTGGTGAGCGCGTAGAGGCTCTACCTGACCACACGGAGACACGGGGGCGAATGCGGGGCAGAGACCTCACGTGCCTTCCTGCAGAACTTATTGCCCAGATAGGCAACCGCTGTCATCCAAAACTCTATGAGGAAGGAGATCCTGCTGAGAAACTAGAGCTGGTCTCAGGTAAgtactgtgtgtgtgcgcgtgcatgtgtgtgtcaatAGTCTTAACATGAGCTTGTTTATagcaaattaaaataataaactgCACTTGTAAAAGCAGGCCAGCTTGAAGTTCTTGTACTATATCTTATTTCCAGTCAAATACAAATGTGACAATTGAATTTTGTCTGacataaaaaaattgattttctgataataaaaaatatcgatctaGTTACTGTAGTACTGACCATTAACTGATACTATACAAGGTATCGTTACTGTTGATTTGTATTGATTGTATTAATTCTAGCTTATCAAGATCTGTAGCTTATCATCAAGCTATGCTTTTTTGTATCTTTCTCTGATGTGTCGAGTAGTGGTTCTCGAGTTTTAGTTACAATAAACGCGATATATGTGCGggcattagtgatttagaagcagcTTTGCCATGTGATGAGCTGCTGAGGACGCTGTCAAATCTGtgggacacagctagaatgtgtcatcaacatgcatttaCACAATATAACaacataattaaaataaaaaataacaataacatttaacataaaaacaataaaattaaaaactacaagttttacaatataaaactattcttacttattaaaccgtcccatgtgtgatgtctgtaggagtgttttcatgcatatttgtatgtgctatcgtaatgtaatcaagctagcgttgttagcattagctaatatgtttACCGGTACACATTTTCCAGTGtctttgttagttttattaacttaaaatggcattctttttgtattgtttcctttaggtaaatttaccaaaacgtcaccatggacTTTTTGAGTCTATTTAGGTGATTGCAGAACTAGCTTTCACAGCCAGTGTGTCGATGACAGGAATTTtagttttgtttgattagccgttttactCCCGTGTTatagacaccgtttggaaacaattttgGAAACAAACATCTACAAAATCTTTTTGTGTAAATAGCTCATTTCACAACCTATATACCTGAGGCTTATAGTCCGATGCAGCTATTATATGGAAAATGATATTTTTCTGCAAAAATCGAGTGGGTGCTGTCAATATACCTGTGCGCTCAATGACTATACAACTCTAAAGACATCTgttttactgtacatgcatacaagCATAGCATGTGCTCCAAAACATTTTTGACCAAGACTCACTGCCATGATACAAGTCTTTTAGGAAGCCTTAGTTAGTGCAGTATGAGTTTTgcatggaaacaggagttcagaacagtCAGATAAAGATtccaaaatgttaattttccccAAAGGCAATTTATATAAAATTCTGGAGTTATTAACCACTTCTAAAtgtgaacttttgaccacgatccactcttcccccactcgtgaacaagactcctaggtacttgaactcctaggagttcaatttaccggtcgatctacgttcccatcctcacctatggtcatgagctttgggtcatgaccgaaaggataagatcacgggtacaagcggccgaaatgagtttcctccgccgggtggcggggctctcccttagagataggttgagaagctctgccatccgggaggagctcaacgtaaagccgctgctcctccacatcgagaggagccagatgaggtggttcgggcatctggtcaggatgccacccgaacgcctccctagggatgtgtttagggcacgtccagctggtaggaggccacggggaagacccaggacacgttggaaagactatgtctcccggctggcctgggaacgcctcgggatcccccgggaagagctagacgaagtggctggagatagggaagtctgggcttccctgcttaggctgctgcccccgcgacccgacctcggataagcggaagatgatggatggatggatggaacttttgaCCAGTTTTTTATGTTGGTTCATACAGTATTTGACAATGACCGCAAATTTGCCTCTTTGTGTTTACTGCATCCATTTTTAGTCAGCTGCCGAGTGGGTGCTAAATTAATGCACTCGGACCGGCAATATTTAACGTAAAATCTATTCCTCTTTTTACAAAATTGCTTCAACATACAGCCAGCTACCCATTGCTCACAATCCACATTATAGACAAATTATAGATGATTTATCATGGCCACCCATACGAGACATAGTTGCGTGTGAGAGGGGAATTTATGCTTTAAGATGACGTCGTTGTTAAATTAGCAGGCTTGGCATCAGTGTGCTAAAAACACAACACACTTGTGACTCAGCGTCTGTGTCAAAGACGTTAATGCTCTGTGCATTGCAATGTATTTCTTAAAGAGAGAATGAGGAATAATACTAGATAACCTCAGAAGTATTTGTTTTTGTCCTGTTTATTTTCTCTGTATGTGCGTCCACAGGTACGTCTGTGTTCATTTCACGAGCCCAGCTGATGAACTGTCACGTAAGTGCAGGGACCAGACACAAGGTGCTGCTGAGGAGGCTGCTGGCTGCCTTCTTTGACAGGTTGGTTTCCACCTGCCAGTGTGCTGCCCTTGATATCCACTTATAATCAAGCTGGTCGTGTGGATAAACAACCTTACAATTATTTTTCTTGTGCTCAGGAATACACTGGCTAACAGCTGTGGGACAGGCATCCGCTCATCCACCAATGACCCCAGCCGCAAGCCACTGGACAACAGAGTGTTGCATGCTGTTAAATGTGAGCAGACTCTTTTTGTTGTTGCATTTCAGCGCATTTATATAATCATTTTACAGTGTTCAGTTGTTACGTAGTATCTAATTACGTTCTGTAACTAGTTTGACCTACTTTCCTTTGAACTGTATTACTTTTTCACAAAGGCAAACACTAATTACTGTTTTGACTAGATATCAGATGAACCTTAATATAAGACGACACCTCTTTCATACTTTCTATCGAGCCgaatagggatgtaacgataaacggtaaTAATGATAATTGCAGTAAAACTCCAGACGGTTAGTATTactgttttaaattgaattatcCCAAAAATTGTGACGGAAAACTACACTTTCATAAACTCATGGACTGATTGGCGCTAGCCTGCTAGCTGACAGTAGGAAGGGTATTCATTATAACACAGGCATTCATTTGTCATgggttacctgacacatgaaacgtgacaaattgagggggtgcactatccacactagccaccagatggcagtggagtgttgaatatcttacagTAAAATGGGTTTTATGGCAATTCCatctttgaccacagcatcagttgctatgtagagtggcgctttccatcatatTCAGCAGACTGAATTGCCAAAGGATTAACCGCGTCTATTCCTCTAATGTGAGATACACCTAGCAGCATACTAAATTGCAAAAGCATTACCCCCGCCTCGACCTCTCATGCGAGATCCACTCTGGAATGGCACCATATGAATTCCTTTCTTACTGTAAATGCTAGAATGAAAATATTCCCAGATATAAAAAAGCCacccaaaattaataataatagattttatttgctactcacttttcatttaaataaatcataaagTTGTATAGTACAAACCAATATGAATACTAAAAcacagtgaagcataagaaacacaaacacacaaaacaatTGGTTTTCTAAgagtttgtatatttattttagttaccGTATTTAAAATAGTAAAAAACGTGGTCGAAAAATGTCAGTATGTGTATGTAACTTTTGAGTACATTCAAAAATACCGCTATAACGATAACCATCATATGAAATTTTCATATCCACACTCTGCATCTCTAGCACACAATTGATGACTTAAAACGTGACATTTAGTGGCGTCTACTAAAGGGGCGTTCACACTGAAGTTCATGGCTTTTCTCAAACCGCCGTGAATTCAACGACAGTGGAAAGCCGTTTTCAACACGTTTTAAACAAGGCAGATTAGCGTGGATCTCTACGGATCTCCCCGAAAGGCGGCGGAGTCCTACACCCTCTTCATCCTCAGTGTAGCTCTTTGTTCACATCGTGAAGATCCGGGAGAAAAATATGTCGGCTTATGGCGTTGTTAACACATTATCATCACAGATCTTGCAGCTTCCCTGCAGATTCGCTATTActaatataatcataataatagaaataatgaatgcacctgagatagtcTCCACCACCCCCgacgacctcgaaagggacaagcggtagaaaatggatggatagatggatgatctGGATATGTTAATGAcatctttaaaaagtcaaacCATTGTAAAAAGCTGGTTTCGACCAAATCAGCCGATAATTAGTTTTGAGTGCATGTAAACTTAAACAATGTGTATGTGGCGGCGAAACTTGTAGGGTTTAGGGTTGGGATGGCGGCCTTTCAGGAGTTTTGTGAATGGTAGCCTTGAATTTGGTGCTACGTCCCTGAACATGGCAGAGATCTGATCGTTCATTGAGGTCCTTAGGTCGGCCCCGACAAAGGTTGGCTCTAATGCCCCTAGCTCAATGCCAACGTAAAAGACAGACTAACGAATATTAGCATTGCGattgtttacacacacatataacacATGAGATTTTAACGAAACAAAATGTACATAAAACCAATGTATTTTACCTTAAAAGGTAAATATTTGTTTTGGTTGTTTTACTTGTCATGGTAAATGAATATGGGAAACACTGCATAAATAATCACTTCTTTCGATTCAGGATCGTCTACGTTCCAATAGTGATGCATCACAGAATCGTTTTACCCACCTAGTGCTGACTGACTTAATCAAATTGGCTTAGAACTTGCCTTACTGATAATGTCCCTCCAGGATTTGGCAGGCTTTTGTTTTATTGTGATGGTTGCGGCCTAAAGAGCCTGAATATGCGGGAGCTTTTTCTGAAAGACAAGTATTTTTACAATAACATTGAATACACTTGAGTTTTAATAAGTTTGCTATCAATGTTTTGGGTGTTCCATGTAAccttaacctaaaaaaaaacaatttctgcCAAAAGTTGTAAAACAATTACGGTATTGATGTTTTATCCATTTTATACTACAAGACTTAAAAGGTACACACTGGATGGCAGTAGACGCACATACTCAGAactcattgtcaaattactgtactgttttaaATAATTATAACTAATACAagtaataatacattattatCACAGCGAGAATTACTACCAAATTCGCCGTCATTGTCTGCTGTCTTCTCTGTCAAGTTGCAGACTTTCTCCGTGTGTTTTGCGCTTGTCTATGTTCAACACTCATTTATGTTTCAACACATTTTGGCCAATGAGAGCCTCGCATGTAACATCTCTAAGATGTGAATGCTGCCTCTTTAataggtcagcattgcaaatgaaaatatgctcttaattgtcttaccctggataaataaatgaccatatttttcggaccatagggcgcaccagattataaggtgcactgccaatgagcgggtctatttaggcctattttcatacaaagggcgcatcggattataacaacaagaggtagaaaatggatgatggattgAGGAGTTCCTAAATAGTTTTTTAGTTTCCTCATATTTCCTGCAGTGTACAGTTTTTTGTGACTACCTCAGTGCGGTGTGACATAACCGGCTGGTTTTGTCTCGCCTTGGAAACAAAAGTGCCGCACTTTGCTTTGCAAaacgcagactttcttacctccgccatAAAGGTGGTGTTTCTGTCAGGGTTTGTTTGTTAGAAACATACCTCAAACAGTTATGGATGGTTTTTGAGGACATTTTTCAGGAAATGGCTAAAAAACAATTTCTCTCATCTTACAAACACACTTCACTTCCCGCTTACGGCATTCCACACCGCCCCACCTTGCCGGCTTTGCGTTGCGCAGAGGATTCCGTGAGATAATGTGTATTTTCAGACCAGTCCAACGCTAaagcgccaaaaaaaaaaaactaaacaccaAGTTCATGTTTGATACCGTCACGGTATTATTGTGAAGACTTAGAAAGCAAAATACCGCTGCATCTgcaataccgttacacccctacaatgtACACATAGCTCTTTCTAACTTTTGTTTCTTTCCCCGCCCACCGCAGTTTATTGCCAGAACTTTGCCACCAGTTTCAAAGAGAGCGAGATGAACGCCATCGCCGCCGACATGTGCACCAACGCCCGGCGTGTGGTCCGCAAGAGCTGGATCCCCAAGCTCAAGCTACTGATCGCTGAGAGCGACGCATACTCTGCCTTCCTCTCCGACGGTGTGAAAGCGGAGGACGACGCCCTGGGCGCCGACCCCACGTTCGACCCTGCCTCTCTAGAAGCCCCAGGTGGCGGCGGTGGCGTGGAGTCGGGTGGCTCCTCAGGTGAATCTCTAGCGGGTGTGAGCGGGGACGTCGGAGCGTTATTTTGAGCGCCATGCGCACAGCAGTATTTCCCAGTTGTGCTTGCTCTCTTCTTGACTGTCCATACTACACTGCTGCGGCCGCAACATGGACATCTGCTTTTCTTTTCTCACCGCGTAACGGAGCTTGTAGAGCGTGGCAGGACACCTGGCTGTCCTCCCGCACTCTTTGTCCTTTTGAAGGTGTGTAAGCACATTTTTGTTGCGTATGAAACACATTCCCGGTAGTCGTGACGGCGGCTTAGAAGGCGGTGACTAAGTGGTGAATGTATTGAATGTAAGTGTTGGTGGCATTTTTTATGAGTTTTCTTCGACttacgttccacagactggggaggaaaaaaaaaggaacagccAGTAAAATGAAAAGTGAACACTATCCTTGCATCTTCCACTTATCACTTATGTTTTCTTCACCCCGCCTCAAGTTTGTCCTATATGAATATATcccccttttttttgttgttgatataTTTAGCAAGCTGAAAAGGTGACCAGAGAGGCACAAAAGAAAAGGGGCTGTTTATCCAAGAGAAGTTTTCTGGGCAACAAGTATCGTAACGGTGATATTTTTAGAAGAGAATATAGCTCAAATGTACGAGTGGTGCTGTGAGCACGGCCAGCGGGGGATGGGGGTTTTACCTTGTTGAAGTCTGGACCACAGAGGAGCGATCTCCTTTTTCCCCAGTGAAAAAGTCGTCTCATCGCAGGGTCCCggataatgaataataatcttTTTGCTTTATGGCGGAGAACGATGGAACGAGCAGTGGAACTGCTACTTTTGAAGCGTTTCATCGGCGTGACTGTTGACTATCATGACAATGACGTGCACGGAAGTTTAGAGCCCAAAAAGTCTCTACTTTGGTGGAAAACCATAAGTAATATTTATGGAGTATTGGAATGTGCCTTTTCAATTGAAATCAATAAGCAGAAGCGTGGCAGGTAAGTCAGAagcaatattgctcatttttactGGTAAGTGTGTGTTTTATTTTGGAGTCCCTTTCATGTGAGGCAGGGTGGAGCTTTACGAAGCACCTTAGGGAGAAGAAGCAGTGGTTTGTGCACCTTATTGAAGTGTAGCAATTTAGCTTAGTCCTTGTCCCCCCTCCACTCTTCCACTTCCTGTCACTGGACCGATGGGTTTGTTACGGACTTTTTGTGCATGGTGTGGATCGGAGCTCATTTCTCCCGGCACGCATGAAGAGAAAGCTGGTCTATTTTTCTTAAGAATGGTGCAGCGTCACCGCGCTGCTGCTTTTTCATTCCTCGCCAGGCTAAACAACCTCACTTTCAGCGACGCACAGCGCACGCTATTCGTTTAAACCGCGAGAATGTGCGTGTGCGCCGAAATAAAAGAGAATCAAAAAGAGATGCAGTACTTTGGGATGACGCAGTAAATAACTACAAAACCTCATATGAGCACTCCACTTACCTCTCCAGTATCTTTGAAGACTGTTGTGCTTCCTGCTTGTTCACCTCCACTCTATTCTCCTGTGCTGCTTCCACTCATCCCACTGGCTTCTTTGTTCTGCCGTCCTTCCATCACTTCCTGTTGAAAAACATTTTGACGATTTCATTAACCTCAGAGAATGTGCATTAAAGAAAATAGTCTATTCATCCATTGTTAAGAATGATGTCATTGTGTGGGATTGATTAGGAAAATAttccgtattttacggactatcgACCGAAGCCGCAGATTTATATGTTGATAAATAATGAAGATAGTTACATACCTTTAaagcggcagtaaaacggctgatcaaacaaaacaagaagtcattgtcatggatcCAGTAGCTGCGGAAGCTGGCTCTCCAATCAGCAAAACAGACTCACTAGCTCCAAGATGACATTTTGTTGAattcactgaggaatttgtgaaactgaaacaatacaaaaaaaagttgtaaGTTACCGTAAACActggttctttttttttctctacaatTTGTGAATCCTTATAagacggtgtggctaatttagggattttccTTTGCTGATggcaattataaaaaataaaaaaaaataaaaaatgtgttttattgtttgtgttatggcgctatcttttggatgagtttgttCACTGCAGGTGCCGCGGAGTCCTTCCATATAGTGCTTTTATCAGTCTTTCAGCTGTCCATAGTGTTTCTACTCCTATGGATTCTACATTCATAACGACAAGCAACGTTTTTAAGCTTAACAGTACAACTAAAACGGTTTATGCTCACTAAACCGTCTCATGTCTGTAGgagagttttcatgcatatttgtacgtgctattgtaatgtaatgacactc
The DNA window shown above is from Nerophis ophidion isolate RoL-2023_Sa linkage group LG23, RoL_Noph_v1.0, whole genome shotgun sequence and carries:
- the nacc1a gene encoding nucleus accumbens associated 1, BEN and BTB (POZ) domain containing a isoform X2, with translation MAQTLQMAIPNFGNNVLECLNEQRLQGLYCDISVVVKGHAFKAHRAVLAASSSYFRDLFSNSGGCNGNEASPAVVELPPAVQPQSFQQILSFCYTGRLSMTVGDQFLLMYTAGFLQIQQIMEKGTEFFLKVSSPSCDSQGLNAEEAPPSEPQSPVTQTGTNGARPAACLTPLPLVSRVKTEQPASQPEAAAHSVVCTPVAKRLWEGGSSRDGGGGGSGAGGGARKAARYSQEAVRGSTIQSPGALGLAMGMGATATSLAGMVASGGLSGAAGTNGSSTSGVGMSEGASPGTYASDSPISYHDDEEEEEGAEECAEEQYRQICNMYTMYSMLNMGAAAAGERVEALPDHTETRGRMRGRDLTCLPAELIAQIGNRCHPKLYEEGDPAEKLELVSGTSVFISRAQLMNCHVSAGTRHKVLLRRLLAAFFDRNTLANSCGTGIRSSTNDPSRKPLDNRVLHAVKFYCQNFATSFKESEMNAIAADMCTNARRVVRKSWIPKLKLLIAESDAYSAFLSDGVKAEDDALGADPTFDPASLEAPGGGGGVESGGSSGESLAGVSGDVGALF
- the nacc1a gene encoding nucleus accumbens associated 1, BEN and BTB (POZ) domain containing a isoform X1, giving the protein MAQTLQMAIPNFGNNVLECLNEQRLQGLYCDISVVVKGHAFKAHRAVLAASSSYFRDLFSNSGGCNGNEASPAVVELPPAVQPQSFQQILSFCYTGRLSMTVGDQFLLMYTAGFLQIQQIMEKGTEFFLKVSSPSCDSQGLNAEEAPPSEPQSPVTQTGTNGARPAACLTPLPLVSRVKTEQPASQPEAAAHSVVCTPVAKRLWEGGSSRDGGGGGSGAGGGARKAARYSQEAVRGSTIQSPGALGLAMGMGATATSLAGMVASGGLSGAAGTNGSSTSGVGMSEGASPGTYASDSPISYHDDEEEEEGAEECAEEQYRQICNMYTMYSMLNMGAAGNAAGERVEALPDHTETRGRMRGRDLTCLPAELIAQIGNRCHPKLYEEGDPAEKLELVSGTSVFISRAQLMNCHVSAGTRHKVLLRRLLAAFFDRNTLANSCGTGIRSSTNDPSRKPLDNRVLHAVKFYCQNFATSFKESEMNAIAADMCTNARRVVRKSWIPKLKLLIAESDAYSAFLSDGVKAEDDALGADPTFDPASLEAPGGGGGVESGGSSGESLAGVSGDVGALF